One window of Oncorhynchus masou masou isolate Uvic2021 chromosome 28, UVic_Omas_1.1, whole genome shotgun sequence genomic DNA carries:
- the LOC135517207 gene encoding uncharacterized protein LOC135517207 isoform X2 — protein sequence MLRRTVSFPIEAGRLQQLGLLDCASHGVTSCSVLDLPSLHRGHRGSRQREDEWQGRYQGPAKAGQWEDERQGRYRGPAEAGQWEDEQQGRYRGPAEAGQWEDERQGRYQGPAEAGQWEDERQGRYQGPAEAGQWEDERQGRYQGPAEAGQWEDERQGRYQGPAKAGQWEDERQGRYQGPAKAGQWEDDGGLVVTPSSNGSTRGPRRRGLYASSDQLRSDSVEDDGYDYEEGKQNDESVRLYVSEEERILNSADLSSEERRDVLAELVYSRSRLKQLNSELQRTVEVADDNNTLLRTENTALRNQVKGMKQSIHDAEQLMDELEEIRSLLVEKDDATGNLEAYIKQLEKEKEILEDQIETIGSEMSRIIPDRATDKKKIVNLSQALQALQKDFVVEQLGQSLTEYSSIAQDLKEKMKDLQSQLAEALINGGEGGYMALDGTLSAATQRSISLAEELGLLPCMMEDSDEVQSEEKIEEEQIVEERVERQADEKKEEVFKEKKQMLEEKCGVWSDMVRGVRAAGGFTLGFLVPLGVLVSMVPGCYDHCTGLGFTNTFWSTARYLIQPYCNVHHIGLPPL from the exons ATGCTGCGCAGGACCGTCTCCTTCCCCATCGAG GCGGGGCGGCTGCAGCAGCTGGGTCTATTGGACTGTGCCTCCCACGGTGTGACATCATGCTCGGTGCTCGACCTCCCGTCTCTCCACCGAGGTCACCGGGGTTCACGACAACGGGAGGATGAGTGGCAGGGCCGGTACCAGGGGCCTGCCAAGGCTGGCCAATGGGAGGATGAGCGGCAGGGCCGGTACCGTGGGCCTGCCGAGGCTGGCCAATGGGAGGATGAGCAGCAGGGCCGGTACCGTGGGCCTGCCGAGGCTGGCCAATGGGAGGATGAGCGGCAGGGCCGGTACCAGGGGCCTGCCGAGGCTGGCCAATGGGAGGATGAGCGGCAGGGCCGGTACCAGGGGCCTGCCGAGGCTGGCCAATGGGAGGATGAGCGGCAGGGCCGGTACCAGGGGCCTGCCGAGGCTGGCCAATGGGAGGATGAGCGGCAGGGCCGGTACCAGGGGCCTGCCAAGGCTGGCCAATGGGAGGATGAGCGGCAGGGCCGGTACCAGGGGCCTGCCAAGGCTGGCCAATGGGAGGATGACGGTGGGTTAGTGGTCACACCCTCTTCTAATG GTAGCACCAGGGGACCCAGACGGAGGGGTTTGTATGCCAGCTCAGACCAGCTAAg gtcaGACTCAGTGGAAGATGATGGCTATGATTATGAAG AGGGGAAGCAGAATGATGAGTCGGTCAGGCTGTACgtgtcagaggaagagaggatcctCAACTCTGCAGACCT GAGTTCAGAGGAGAGGCGTGATGTTCTAGCAGAGTTGGTGTATTCCCGAAGCAGACTGAAGCAATTGAACTCAGAGCTGcagagaacagtagaggtagcCGATGACAACAACACACTGCTACGCACCGAGAACACTGCCCTGCGCAACCAAGTCAAAGG GATGAAGCAGTCGATCCATGATGCAGAGCAGCTGATGGATGAGCTGGAGGAGATCCGGAGCCTATTGGTTGAGAAAGACGATGCTACGGGCAATCTGGAGGCCTACATCAAACAACTG gagaaagagaaggagatttTGGAGGACCAGATCGAAACCATCGGCAGTGAG ATGTCCcgtattataccagacagagcCACTGACAAGAAGAAGATCGTTAACCTCAGCCAGGCTCTACAAGCCTTACAG AAGGACTTTGTAGTTGAGCAGCTGGGGCAGTCCCTTACAGAGTACTCCTCCATTGCACAg GATCTGAAGGAGAAGATGAAGGATCTGCAGAGCCAACTGGCAGAGGCCCTAAT taatggaggagaggggggttacATGGCATTAGATGGAACTCTGTCTGCAGCCACTCAGCGCTCCATCTCTCTAGCAGAGGAACTGGGTCTACTGCCATGCATGATG GAGGACTCTGATGAGGTGCAGAGCGAGGAGAAGATAGAGGAGGAGCAGATAGtggaggagagggtagaaagaCAGGCGGatgagaagaaagaggaggtgtTTAAGGAGAAGAAACAGATGCTAGAGGAGAAGTGTGGTGTGTGGTCAGATATGGTGAGAGGTGTCCGAGCAGCAGGAGGTTTCACCCTGGGTTTCCTGGTTCCTTTGGGTGTCCTGGTCTCCATGGTCCCCGGCTGCTACGACCACTGTACAGGACTCGGCTTCACCAACACTTTCTGGTCTACAGCCAGATACCTCATACAGCCATACTGCAATGTGCACCACATAGGCCTCCCCCCGCTGTAA
- the LOC135517208 gene encoding myoneurin-like, translating to MRGEQEEREDPEYTPPSPSPPTSPRRGARKRKGRKPKATPRNQTSPENQNFPSNQTSASHDDIPDDAKVTQPQRGRGRGRGRGRGRGRDLSLEASDPQIVEENQTDLSSSSLKLVKRMSSGERRGGKRGRGRGRGKLKENRSSDGEVNEQNDDTGKAGLKNQQVKVKEKPVCAECNNEFSEISSLRRHMRIHKGVKPFQCLFCSRAFTQGNQLKIHLRIHTGEKPFACSQCDKGFTQKCQLVAHCRMYHGEEKPYTCEQCGLQFTTSSNYKIHSRKHSGEKPYVCERCGKGFAQASTLTYHIRVHTGEKPYQCDTCGVAFSVSSSLITHKRKHTGEAPHECLVCQRAFITKRELNKHSRIHTGGDPAVKQRVTCELCGNTYAGMSSLKKHQERQHLVDVPEGALHNNIPIDHQGMISRDAPSPVPEEPDNSDPEEPNNLEPATPNLSSNPLCVLVEQLHTSSLSFSSPVSPAENIEQIIIIRTLDNDLCPDP from the exons atgaGGGGGGagcaggaagagagggaagatcCAGAgtacacccctccctccccaagcCCCCCAACATCCCCCCGGAGAGGAGCcaggaagaggaagggaagaaAGCCCAAGGCCACACCTAGAAACCAGACCTCACCTGAAAACCAAAACTTTCCAAGTAACCAAACATCAGCTAGCCATGACGACATCCCAGATGACGCAAAAGTCACCCAGCCccagagggggagaggcagggggagaggcagggggagaggaaggggaagggatCTGTCGTTAGAAGCATCAGACCCTCAGATCGTCGAGGAGAACCAGACAGACCTCAGCTCATCGTCACTGAAACTTGTCAAGAGgatgagtagtggagagaggagaggaggaaagagagggaggggcagaggaAGAGGGAAACTGAAGGAGAACAGATCGAGCGATGGAGAGGTGAATGAGCAAAATGATGATACGGGGAAGGCTGGGTTGAAGAACCAACAGGTGAAAGTGAAAGAGAAGCCGGTGTGTGCGGAGTGTAACAATGAGTTCTCTGAGATCAGTAGTCTGAGGAGACACATGAGGATCCATAAAGGAGTGAAACCTTTCCAGTGTCTCTTCTGTTCCCGAGCCTTCACACAGGGAAACCAGCTCAAGATTCACCTCCGCATACACACAG GAGAGAAGCCTTTTGCATGTTCTCAGTGTGACAAGGGTTTTACCCAGAAGTGTCAGTTGGTGGCTCACTGTAGAATGTACCATGGAGAAGAGAAGCCATACACCTGTGAACAATGTGGGCTGCAGTTCACTACCTCATCTAACTACAAGATCCACAGCAG GAAGCACAGTGGAGAGAAGCCGTATGTGTGTGAACGGTGTGGGAAGGGTTTTGCCCAGGCCAGCACTCTGACCTATCACATTAGggtccacacaggagagaaaccttaccaaTGTGACACCTGTGGGGTGGCCTTCtccgtctcttcttctctcatcacACACAAACGCAAACACACAG GTGAAGCGCCACACGAATGTCTGGTGTGTCAGAGAGCCTTCATTACCAAACGAGAACTCAACAAACACTCTCGCATCCACACCG GTGGAGATCCAGCTGTTAAGCAGCGTGTGACATGTGAGCTGTGTGGAAACACCTACGCTGGCATGAGCAGCCTGAAGAAACACCAAGAGAGACAACACTTAG tggaTGTTCCAGAAGGTGCTCTCCACAACAACATTCCTATTGATCACCAGGGAATGATCTCCCGCGATGCGCCCAGCCCTGTGCCTGAGGAACCAGACAACTCAGACCCCGAGGAACCAAACAACCTTGAGCCCGCGACACCTAACTTGAGCTCTAACCCTCTCTGTGTTCTAGTGGAGCAGCTGCATacatcttccctctccttctcttccccagTCTCCCCCGCCGAAAATATAGAGCAGATCATCATCATTAGAACATTGGACAACGACCTCTgccctgacccctaa
- the LOC135517207 gene encoding uncharacterized protein LOC135517207 isoform X4 — MLRRTVSFPIEAGRLQQLGLLDCASHGVTSCSVLDLPSLHRGHRGSRQREDEWQGRYQGPAKAGQWEDERQGRYRGPAEAGQWEDEQQGRYRGPAEAGQWEDERQGRYQGPAEAGQWEDERQGRYQGPAEAGQWEDERQGRYQGPAEAGQWEDERQGRYQGPAKAGQWEDERQGRYQGPAKAGQWEDDGGLVVTPSSNGSTRGPRRRGLYASSDQLRSDSVEDDGYDYEEGKQNDESVRLYVSEEERILNSADLSSEERRDVLAELVYSRSRLKQLNSELQRTVEVADDNNTLLRTENTALRNQVKGMKQSIHDAEQLMDELEEIRSLLVEKDDATGNLEAYIKQLEKEKEILEDQIETIGSEMSRIIPDRATDKKKIVNLSQALQALQLRLEESRLALDHRDEVLRKKDFVVEQLGQSLTEYSSIAQDLKEKMKDLQSQLAEALINGGEGGYMALDGTLSAATQRSISLAEELGLLPCMMAV; from the exons ATGCTGCGCAGGACCGTCTCCTTCCCCATCGAG GCGGGGCGGCTGCAGCAGCTGGGTCTATTGGACTGTGCCTCCCACGGTGTGACATCATGCTCGGTGCTCGACCTCCCGTCTCTCCACCGAGGTCACCGGGGTTCACGACAACGGGAGGATGAGTGGCAGGGCCGGTACCAGGGGCCTGCCAAGGCTGGCCAATGGGAGGATGAGCGGCAGGGCCGGTACCGTGGGCCTGCCGAGGCTGGCCAATGGGAGGATGAGCAGCAGGGCCGGTACCGTGGGCCTGCCGAGGCTGGCCAATGGGAGGATGAGCGGCAGGGCCGGTACCAGGGGCCTGCCGAGGCTGGCCAATGGGAGGATGAGCGGCAGGGCCGGTACCAGGGGCCTGCCGAGGCTGGCCAATGGGAGGATGAGCGGCAGGGCCGGTACCAGGGGCCTGCCGAGGCTGGCCAATGGGAGGATGAGCGGCAGGGCCGGTACCAGGGGCCTGCCAAGGCTGGCCAATGGGAGGATGAGCGGCAGGGCCGGTACCAGGGGCCTGCCAAGGCTGGCCAATGGGAGGATGACGGTGGGTTAGTGGTCACACCCTCTTCTAATG GTAGCACCAGGGGACCCAGACGGAGGGGTTTGTATGCCAGCTCAGACCAGCTAAg gtcaGACTCAGTGGAAGATGATGGCTATGATTATGAAG AGGGGAAGCAGAATGATGAGTCGGTCAGGCTGTACgtgtcagaggaagagaggatcctCAACTCTGCAGACCT GAGTTCAGAGGAGAGGCGTGATGTTCTAGCAGAGTTGGTGTATTCCCGAAGCAGACTGAAGCAATTGAACTCAGAGCTGcagagaacagtagaggtagcCGATGACAACAACACACTGCTACGCACCGAGAACACTGCCCTGCGCAACCAAGTCAAAGG GATGAAGCAGTCGATCCATGATGCAGAGCAGCTGATGGATGAGCTGGAGGAGATCCGGAGCCTATTGGTTGAGAAAGACGATGCTACGGGCAATCTGGAGGCCTACATCAAACAACTG gagaaagagaaggagatttTGGAGGACCAGATCGAAACCATCGGCAGTGAG ATGTCCcgtattataccagacagagcCACTGACAAGAAGAAGATCGTTAACCTCAGCCAGGCTCTACAAGCCTTACAG CTTAGACTCGAGGAGAGCAGACTCGCTTTGGATCACAGGGATGAGGTCCTACGTAAG AAGGACTTTGTAGTTGAGCAGCTGGGGCAGTCCCTTACAGAGTACTCCTCCATTGCACAg GATCTGAAGGAGAAGATGAAGGATCTGCAGAGCCAACTGGCAGAGGCCCTAAT taatggaggagaggggggttacATGGCATTAGATGGAACTCTGTCTGCAGCCACTCAGCGCTCCATCTCTCTAGCAGAGGAACTGGGTCTACTGCCATGCATGATG GCAGTTTGA
- the LOC135517207 gene encoding ABC transporter F family member 4-like isoform X1, whose protein sequence is MLRRTVSFPIEAGRLQQLGLLDCASHGVTSCSVLDLPSLHRGHRGSRQREDEWQGRYQGPAKAGQWEDERQGRYRGPAEAGQWEDEQQGRYRGPAEAGQWEDERQGRYQGPAEAGQWEDERQGRYQGPAEAGQWEDERQGRYQGPAEAGQWEDERQGRYQGPAKAGQWEDERQGRYQGPAKAGQWEDDGGLVVTPSSNGSTRGPRRRGLYASSDQLRSDSVEDDGYDYEEGKQNDESVRLYVSEEERILNSADLSSEERRDVLAELVYSRSRLKQLNSELQRTVEVADDNNTLLRTENTALRNQVKGMKQSIHDAEQLMDELEEIRSLLVEKDDATGNLEAYIKQLEKEKEILEDQIETIGSEMSRIIPDRATDKKKIVNLSQALQALQLRLEESRLALDHRDEVLRKKDFVVEQLGQSLTEYSSIAQDLKEKMKDLQSQLAEALINGGEGGYMALDGTLSAATQRSISLAEELGLLPCMMEDSDEVQSEEKIEEEQIVEERVERQADEKKEEVFKEKKQMLEEKCGVWSDMVRGVRAAGGFTLGFLVPLGVLVSMVPGCYDHCTGLGFTNTFWSTARYLIQPYCNVHHIGLPPL, encoded by the exons ATGCTGCGCAGGACCGTCTCCTTCCCCATCGAG GCGGGGCGGCTGCAGCAGCTGGGTCTATTGGACTGTGCCTCCCACGGTGTGACATCATGCTCGGTGCTCGACCTCCCGTCTCTCCACCGAGGTCACCGGGGTTCACGACAACGGGAGGATGAGTGGCAGGGCCGGTACCAGGGGCCTGCCAAGGCTGGCCAATGGGAGGATGAGCGGCAGGGCCGGTACCGTGGGCCTGCCGAGGCTGGCCAATGGGAGGATGAGCAGCAGGGCCGGTACCGTGGGCCTGCCGAGGCTGGCCAATGGGAGGATGAGCGGCAGGGCCGGTACCAGGGGCCTGCCGAGGCTGGCCAATGGGAGGATGAGCGGCAGGGCCGGTACCAGGGGCCTGCCGAGGCTGGCCAATGGGAGGATGAGCGGCAGGGCCGGTACCAGGGGCCTGCCGAGGCTGGCCAATGGGAGGATGAGCGGCAGGGCCGGTACCAGGGGCCTGCCAAGGCTGGCCAATGGGAGGATGAGCGGCAGGGCCGGTACCAGGGGCCTGCCAAGGCTGGCCAATGGGAGGATGACGGTGGGTTAGTGGTCACACCCTCTTCTAATG GTAGCACCAGGGGACCCAGACGGAGGGGTTTGTATGCCAGCTCAGACCAGCTAAg gtcaGACTCAGTGGAAGATGATGGCTATGATTATGAAG AGGGGAAGCAGAATGATGAGTCGGTCAGGCTGTACgtgtcagaggaagagaggatcctCAACTCTGCAGACCT GAGTTCAGAGGAGAGGCGTGATGTTCTAGCAGAGTTGGTGTATTCCCGAAGCAGACTGAAGCAATTGAACTCAGAGCTGcagagaacagtagaggtagcCGATGACAACAACACACTGCTACGCACCGAGAACACTGCCCTGCGCAACCAAGTCAAAGG GATGAAGCAGTCGATCCATGATGCAGAGCAGCTGATGGATGAGCTGGAGGAGATCCGGAGCCTATTGGTTGAGAAAGACGATGCTACGGGCAATCTGGAGGCCTACATCAAACAACTG gagaaagagaaggagatttTGGAGGACCAGATCGAAACCATCGGCAGTGAG ATGTCCcgtattataccagacagagcCACTGACAAGAAGAAGATCGTTAACCTCAGCCAGGCTCTACAAGCCTTACAG CTTAGACTCGAGGAGAGCAGACTCGCTTTGGATCACAGGGATGAGGTCCTACGTAAG AAGGACTTTGTAGTTGAGCAGCTGGGGCAGTCCCTTACAGAGTACTCCTCCATTGCACAg GATCTGAAGGAGAAGATGAAGGATCTGCAGAGCCAACTGGCAGAGGCCCTAAT taatggaggagaggggggttacATGGCATTAGATGGAACTCTGTCTGCAGCCACTCAGCGCTCCATCTCTCTAGCAGAGGAACTGGGTCTACTGCCATGCATGATG GAGGACTCTGATGAGGTGCAGAGCGAGGAGAAGATAGAGGAGGAGCAGATAGtggaggagagggtagaaagaCAGGCGGatgagaagaaagaggaggtgtTTAAGGAGAAGAAACAGATGCTAGAGGAGAAGTGTGGTGTGTGGTCAGATATGGTGAGAGGTGTCCGAGCAGCAGGAGGTTTCACCCTGGGTTTCCTGGTTCCTTTGGGTGTCCTGGTCTCCATGGTCCCCGGCTGCTACGACCACTGTACAGGACTCGGCTTCACCAACACTTTCTGGTCTACAGCCAGATACCTCATACAGCCATACTGCAATGTGCACCACATAGGCCTCCCCCCGCTGTAA
- the LOC135517207 gene encoding uncharacterized protein LOC135517207 isoform X3: MLRRTVSFPIEAGRLQQLGLLDCASHGVTSCSVLDLPSLHRGHRGSRQREDEWQGRYQGPAKAGQWEDERQGRYRGPAEAGQWEDEQQGRYRGPAEAGQWEDERQGRYQGPAEAGQWEDERQGRYQGPAEAGQWEDERQGRYQGPAEAGQWEDERQGRYQGPAKAGQWEDERQGRYQGPAKAGQWEDDGGLVVTPSSNGSTRGPRRRGLYASSDQLRSDSVEDDGYDYEEGKQNDESVRLYVSEEERILNSADLSSEERRDVLAELVYSRSRLKQLNSELQRTVEVADDNNTLLRTENTALRNQVKGMKQSIHDAEQLMDELEEIRSLLVEKDDATGNLEAYIKQLEKEKEILEDQIETIGSEMSRIIPDRATDKKKIVNLSQALQALQLRLEESRLALDHRDEVLRKKDFVVEQLGQSLTEYSSIAQDLKEKMKDLQSQLAEALINGGEGGYMALDGTLSAATQRSISLAEELGLLPCMMNNTWYFQPNNNAIIKGSLTLV, from the exons ATGCTGCGCAGGACCGTCTCCTTCCCCATCGAG GCGGGGCGGCTGCAGCAGCTGGGTCTATTGGACTGTGCCTCCCACGGTGTGACATCATGCTCGGTGCTCGACCTCCCGTCTCTCCACCGAGGTCACCGGGGTTCACGACAACGGGAGGATGAGTGGCAGGGCCGGTACCAGGGGCCTGCCAAGGCTGGCCAATGGGAGGATGAGCGGCAGGGCCGGTACCGTGGGCCTGCCGAGGCTGGCCAATGGGAGGATGAGCAGCAGGGCCGGTACCGTGGGCCTGCCGAGGCTGGCCAATGGGAGGATGAGCGGCAGGGCCGGTACCAGGGGCCTGCCGAGGCTGGCCAATGGGAGGATGAGCGGCAGGGCCGGTACCAGGGGCCTGCCGAGGCTGGCCAATGGGAGGATGAGCGGCAGGGCCGGTACCAGGGGCCTGCCGAGGCTGGCCAATGGGAGGATGAGCGGCAGGGCCGGTACCAGGGGCCTGCCAAGGCTGGCCAATGGGAGGATGAGCGGCAGGGCCGGTACCAGGGGCCTGCCAAGGCTGGCCAATGGGAGGATGACGGTGGGTTAGTGGTCACACCCTCTTCTAATG GTAGCACCAGGGGACCCAGACGGAGGGGTTTGTATGCCAGCTCAGACCAGCTAAg gtcaGACTCAGTGGAAGATGATGGCTATGATTATGAAG AGGGGAAGCAGAATGATGAGTCGGTCAGGCTGTACgtgtcagaggaagagaggatcctCAACTCTGCAGACCT GAGTTCAGAGGAGAGGCGTGATGTTCTAGCAGAGTTGGTGTATTCCCGAAGCAGACTGAAGCAATTGAACTCAGAGCTGcagagaacagtagaggtagcCGATGACAACAACACACTGCTACGCACCGAGAACACTGCCCTGCGCAACCAAGTCAAAGG GATGAAGCAGTCGATCCATGATGCAGAGCAGCTGATGGATGAGCTGGAGGAGATCCGGAGCCTATTGGTTGAGAAAGACGATGCTACGGGCAATCTGGAGGCCTACATCAAACAACTG gagaaagagaaggagatttTGGAGGACCAGATCGAAACCATCGGCAGTGAG ATGTCCcgtattataccagacagagcCACTGACAAGAAGAAGATCGTTAACCTCAGCCAGGCTCTACAAGCCTTACAG CTTAGACTCGAGGAGAGCAGACTCGCTTTGGATCACAGGGATGAGGTCCTACGTAAG AAGGACTTTGTAGTTGAGCAGCTGGGGCAGTCCCTTACAGAGTACTCCTCCATTGCACAg GATCTGAAGGAGAAGATGAAGGATCTGCAGAGCCAACTGGCAGAGGCCCTAAT taatggaggagaggggggttacATGGCATTAGATGGAACTCTGTCTGCAGCCACTCAGCGCTCCATCTCTCTAGCAGAGGAACTGGGTCTACTGCCATGCATGATG AACAACACCTGGTATTTTCAACCAAACAATAACGCTATTATAAAGG GCAGTTTGACCCTGGTGTGA